One window of Chamaesiphon minutus PCC 6605 genomic DNA carries:
- the patD gene encoding heterocyst frequency control protein PatD, giving the protein MLPSEQILMWQQLFTRLSDLPSDSIPELKVSLRQTIDFFESEILTQDLDLPEPLAGKIRSYATESYRLLRLLPMDVMFMAAARNPTTVRQRRQAYQEKLTLSLEYCQAAIASLQS; this is encoded by the coding sequence ATGTTGCCATCCGAACAGATTTTAATGTGGCAACAATTATTTACCCGCTTGAGCGACTTGCCCAGCGACTCAATACCCGAACTGAAAGTCAGTCTCAGACAGACGATCGATTTTTTTGAGTCAGAGATCCTCACTCAGGATCTAGATCTGCCCGAACCGCTGGCTGGTAAAATCCGATCGTATGCGACCGAAAGCTATCGGCTGCTGCGCTTACTACCAATGGATGTCATGTTTATGGCTGCCGCACGCAATCCCACCACTGTTCGACAACGCCGTCAAGCATATCAAGAAAAATTAACACTATCGCTCGAATATTGCCAAGCAGCGATCGCTAGTTTGCAATCGTAA
- a CDS encoding SH3 domain-containing protein, with protein MKLQSLSTAICLAVATSTISLAPAFAQSGPGNYGGVSTVYSCSRDGDPVNLRARAGQQSRVIGRIPPGRSVVLIGNARVAGGYTWRKVNFFGAIGWVRGDFLCS; from the coding sequence ATGAAACTTCAATCTCTTAGTACGGCAATCTGTTTGGCAGTAGCAACAAGCACGATCTCACTCGCACCTGCCTTCGCGCAATCTGGCCCCGGAAATTATGGCGGTGTTAGTACCGTCTATAGTTGCAGTCGCGATGGCGATCCGGTCAATCTGCGCGCTCGTGCTGGTCAGCAATCTAGAGTAATCGGCAGAATTCCACCCGGTCGATCGGTAGTGTTAATTGGTAATGCCAGAGTTGCTGGTGGTTATACCTGGAGAAAAGTCAACTTTTTTGGAGCGATCGGTTGGGTTAGAGGTGACTTTTTGTGTAGTTAA
- a CDS encoding zf-TFIIB domain-containing protein, protein MYCPKCRSELVNGIIGDLLLTKHCPKCEGEWISGRNYQGWRSERPAVVPSRETIAQNYHLPYTPSPLDAKAAPCPECSTMMARGKIALKQPFYVEHCLTCGGIWCDRGEWDVLEQLQLHTNIPQIFSSGWQAQARASHLNALERQAVIDKVGVEMAQRVFDLAEVLVQHPNGDFAAAYLMRRFDRDRS, encoded by the coding sequence ATGTATTGCCCTAAATGTAGGTCTGAGCTAGTAAATGGAATTATCGGCGATCTGCTGTTGACAAAACATTGTCCCAAGTGTGAAGGAGAATGGATTTCCGGTCGGAACTATCAAGGCTGGAGATCGGAGCGTCCGGCAGTCGTTCCCAGCCGCGAGACTATAGCTCAGAATTATCATCTGCCATATACACCCAGTCCCTTAGATGCCAAAGCAGCCCCTTGCCCCGAATGCTCTACCATGATGGCTAGAGGCAAAATCGCGCTCAAACAACCATTTTATGTCGAACATTGTCTCACTTGTGGCGGGATTTGGTGCGATCGGGGAGAATGGGACGTACTCGAACAATTGCAACTCCATACCAATATTCCGCAGATTTTTTCGAGCGGGTGGCAAGCTCAAGCTCGCGCCAGTCATCTTAATGCGCTCGAACGTCAAGCCGTAATCGATAAGGTGGGGGTGGAAATGGCGCAGCGAGTGTTCGATCTGGCTGAGGTGCTCGTCCAACATCCCAATGGTGATTTTGCGGCTGCTTATTTAATGCGTAGATTCGATCGCGATCGAAGTTAA